The DNA segment GCCGAAGCCGCCCTGGCCCGCCGATCCGTTCGCTGCGCGGATGTTGACGCCGGCGTCGGAGAGCTTGCGCAGGCTTTCGGCGGCCGCTCCCGCCCGGTTCGGTCCCTGGACGAAGAACGCCTGCTTCCGCCCGGAGAGCGTCAGCCCAGCGGTCTTCGCCGCACGCGTCAGGGCATCGGCGTTCTGGGTGACGAGATCGATCTGCGCCTTCCCGTTGCCGGTAGGAAACGCGGTGAAGTTGAGCAGGTCGATTCCCGCTTCCTTGAGCGCGGCGAGCACCCGCACGCCCTCGCCCGGCTTGTCTGGTACCTCGACGTAGAAGTAGTCCACACGACGGATCTGGTCTGCCATGTTGAACGTCTCCCGGCTCGTTGCGAGCCGGCGGCATGCTAGATCGCCGCGAGCGATCCGTCACGCGATCCAGACGTTACGCGCGATCGTTGCGGTACACGTCGTACGCCGCGGAGTACTCCATGACCCGCGCGACCTCCGAGATGAACTTTTCGTCGTGCCCGGCGCGCCGCAGCAGGTGGAAGCCCATCTCCATGCCGGACGTGATTCCTCCGGCGGTGATGATGCGGCCCTGGTCGACGACCCGCGCGCGGGAAATCCTGCACTTCGGCGCGATCTGGGCGAGACGGTCGATCGGCGTCATCCCTGGAGGTGTCTGCTCCACGCGATCCGGTTCCTTGCGATTCGTCGCCAGCAGCCCGTCGAGCAGGCCCATCTTTCCGTAGACCCATGAGCCGGTGCAGACGCTGGTCAGCAGCGTCGACTGCGGCAGAGCCCGGACGTACTCGTGGAGGCGTCCATTGTGCAGCTCCTGGCGCGTGCCGTAGCCGCCCGGGATGAGGAAAGCATCCATCGTTGGCTCGTCGCTGAAGCAGTAGTTCGGATGCACGGTGAAACCGGCCTGCGCCTGCACCGGGCGCATTGCGTCAGCGATCAGGAATGCTTCCAGCTCCGGATTGAATCGCCGCGCCACCGAGAAGACGCCATGCGGAGCGGCGAAATCGACGATTTCCACATCCTTGAATACGTAGATCCCGAGACGGAACGGCGGCATGGAGCACCTCCGACGGCAGCCTAGCGCACATCATTAGGTGCGTGGGCTGCCCTCAAAACGCCGGGAGGCCGGTGAGGGCGCGGCCGATCGAGAGCGTGTGGATCTGATCGGTGCCCTCGTACGTGAACGTCGACTCCAGATTGGCC comes from the Deltaproteobacteria bacterium genome and includes:
- a CDS encoding DJ-1/PfpI family protein codes for the protein MPPFRLGIYVFKDVEIVDFAAPHGVFSVARRFNPELEAFLIADAMRPVQAQAGFTVHPNYCFSDEPTMDAFLIPGGYGTRQELHNGRLHEYVRALPQSTLLTSVCTGSWVYGKMGLLDGLLATNRKEPDRVEQTPPGMTPIDRLAQIAPKCRISRARVVDQGRIITAGGITSGMEMGFHLLRRAGHDEKFISEVARVMEYSAAYDVYRNDRA